A single genomic interval of Lewinellaceae bacterium harbors:
- a CDS encoding GNAT family N-acetyltransferase, which yields MSYQFVQWEKPFQRVEDLMALYADPWWTRSRTVAQVETMLVHSTYLFGLVEDRDDRMVGFARVLSDGVFRGILFDVIIHPDCQGQGLGRQLMDGVLQAPCIRALETFELYCKPEHVELYRKFNFYPVAPGLHYLRLKK from the coding sequence ATGTCTTATCAGTTTGTTCAATGGGAGAAACCGTTCCAGCGTGTAGAAGATCTGATGGCCCTTTACGCTGATCCCTGGTGGACGCGGTCCAGGACAGTCGCTCAGGTGGAGACCATGCTGGTGCACTCCACCTATTTGTTTGGACTGGTAGAGGACCGGGATGACCGCATGGTAGGCTTTGCACGGGTACTGTCGGATGGCGTTTTCCGGGGCATTTTGTTTGATGTGATCATCCATCCGGATTGTCAGGGTCAGGGACTGGGTCGTCAGTTAATGGATGGTGTTCTGCAGGCACCTTGCATCAGGGCCCTGGAGACGTTTGAATTGTATTGCAAACCGGAACATGTCGAATTGTACAGGAAGTTCAATTTTTATCCGGTCGCGCCGGGATTGCATTACCTGCGCTTGAAGAAATAA
- a CDS encoding metal-dependent hydrolase: protein MASAFGHAFFAGTVSFWPSFQKLDSRTRWLGVAFSVIPDLDVIAFRFGIPYDHVLGHRGLTHSLLFAGLLAWMAERWLWTNHQLRRWLYLFICMASHGVLDALTNGGRGVAFFAPIWNQRYFFPFRPIQVSPIHAGAFFSERGLQILVSEWWWIGSPSLILLLVLWAFQSIRSKS, encoded by the coding sequence TTGGCTTCAGCATTTGGACATGCATTTTTTGCCGGCACGGTTTCATTCTGGCCATCTTTTCAAAAGCTGGATAGCCGCACCAGGTGGCTGGGCGTTGCTTTCTCTGTAATCCCGGACCTGGATGTTATTGCTTTTCGGTTTGGTATCCCCTACGATCATGTACTCGGGCACCGGGGATTAACCCACTCGCTACTTTTCGCAGGTTTGCTGGCCTGGATGGCTGAGCGGTGGCTTTGGACCAACCACCAGCTTCGACGCTGGCTTTATCTGTTCATCTGTATGGCTTCCCATGGTGTTCTCGATGCCCTTACCAATGGAGGACGGGGCGTTGCTTTTTTTGCACCAATATGGAATCAGCGTTACTTCTTCCCGTTCCGACCCATTCAGGTATCTCCCATTCATGCCGGGGCATTCTTCAGTGAGCGTGGTTTGCAGATATTGGTCAGCGAATGGTGGTGGATTGGCTCACCTTCGCTGATTTTACTACTCGTCCTGTGGGCCTTCCAATCAATAAGGTCCAAATCCTGA
- a CDS encoding VOC family protein — protein sequence MNTIAYFEIQSSQPEREVHFYSKVFGWTIVKEDGLPIEYYRIITTGIPGAILARPSSVPGPNQGTNAFTCSVEVADFDACARIILENGGQIALPKFAVPGRCWQGYFLDTDHNVFGIFEVDENAGA from the coding sequence ATGAATACCATTGCTTATTTCGAAATTCAATCTTCCCAGCCTGAAAGAGAAGTTCATTTTTACAGCAAGGTATTTGGATGGACGATTGTAAAAGAAGATGGTTTACCGATCGAGTATTATCGCATCATAACGACGGGTATCCCGGGAGCCATCTTAGCACGGCCGTCCTCTGTACCAGGACCGAATCAAGGCACCAATGCCTTTACTTGTTCGGTTGAGGTTGCAGATTTCGATGCTTGTGCCCGGATTATATTAGAGAATGGAGGGCAGATAGCCTTGCCCAAGTTTGCTGTCCCGGGCAGGTGTTGGCAGGGTTATTTCCTGGATACCGACCACAACGTTTTTGGCATCTTTGAAGTGGATGAAAACGCTGGTGCGTGA